One segment of Setaria viridis chromosome 4, Setaria_viridis_v4.0, whole genome shotgun sequence DNA contains the following:
- the LOC117851417 gene encoding uncharacterized protein — translation MDWYAWLSRTGLAPSLTHEYGRLFSRNELEPGDAAHFDHDLLKSMGIAVAKHRLEILKLAKKQAEAEGGGEGASSGAAARLARRATRCLARCVRRLAGEGGGGSGRRRRGASSVTVVPRICSGDDAVRVGAVQRKSATKKMVLMITDGAGGAGDGLAIARGCGAARLSASSQKASLMFHDCYHNDDEEEEGEGDDEEEDGGAGDDDIKWDSMFQDLKPT, via the coding sequence GGACTGGTACGCGTGGCTGTCGAGGACGGGGCTGGCGCCGTCGCTGACGCACGAGTACGGGCGGCTCTTCAGCCGGAACGAGCTGGAGCCCGGCGACGCGGCGCACTTCGACCACGACCTGCTCAAGAGCATGGGCATCGCCGTCGCCAAGCACCGGCTCGAGATCCTCAAGCTGGCGAAGaagcaggcggaggcggagggcggcggcgagggtgcctcgtcgggggcggcggcgaggctcgcGCGCAGGGCCACGAGGTGCCTGGCCCGCTGCGTGCGCCGGCTGGCCGGcgaaggcggaggaggaagcggcaggaggaggaggggcgcgtCGTCGGTCACCGTCGTGCCCAGGATCTgcagcggcgacgacgccgTCCGCGTCGGCGCCGTGCAGCGGAAGAGCGCCACCAAGAAGATGGTGCTCATGATcaccgacggcgccggcggagcaGGAGACGGACTCGCCATCGCCAGGGGCTGCGGCGCCGCGCGGCTGTCGGCGTCCTCCCAGAAGGCGAGCTTGATGTTCCATGACTGCTACCAcaacgacgatgaggaggaggagggcgaaggggacgacgaggaggaggacggcggcgccggcgacgacgacatcAAGTGGGACTCCATGTTTCAGGACCTCAAGCCCACGTGA